From the Oryza glaberrima chromosome 5, OglaRS2, whole genome shotgun sequence genome, one window contains:
- the LOC127775115 gene encoding ER lumen protein-retaining receptor A: MNAFRFLGDMTHLFSVLVLLLKIYATKSCSGVSRKTQELYMLVFVARYMDLFTDYISLYNSVMKVVFITSSAAIVWCMRRHPQVRRTYDKDQDTFRHVVLVAAAFVLALLFNERFTFREICWAFSIYLEAVAILPQLVLLQRSRNVDNLTGQYVFFLGAYRAFYILNWIYRYFTEGHHSRWISWIAGLVQTALYADFFYYYFLSWKNNVKLELPA, from the exons ATGAACGCCTTTCGGTTCCTCGGGGACATGACCCACCTCTTCTCGGTCCTCGTCCTCCTGCTCAAGATCTACGCCACGAAATCCTGCTCAG GGGTGTCGAGGAAGACGCAGGAGCTGTACATGCTGGTGTTCGTGGCGAGGTACATGGACCTGTTCACGGACTACATCTCGCTCTACAACTCGGTGATGAAGGTGGTGTTCATCACCAGCTCGGCGGCGATCGTGTGGTGCATGCGGCGCCACCCACAGGTGCGGCGCACGTACGACAAGGATCAGGACACCTTCCGCCATGTGGTGCTCGTCGCCGCTGCCTTCGTGCTCGCATTGCTCTTCAACGAGCGGTTCACCTTCCGCGAG ATCTGCTGGGCATTTTCGATTTACTTGGAGGCAGTGGCAATTCTCCCTCAGTTAGTTTTGCTGCAGAGAAGTAGAAATGTGGACAACTTGACTGGACAATATGTATTCTTCCTAGG GGCCTACCGTGCATTTTACATCCTAAACTGGATTTACCGTTACTTCACTGAGGGTCACCACAGCAGATGGATCT CTTGGATTGCTGGTTTGGTCCAAACAGCTCTTTATGCGGATTTCTTCTACTACTATTTCTTAAG TTGGAAGAACAATGTGAAGCTTGAGTTGCCTGCTTGA
- the LOC127775118 gene encoding uncharacterized protein LOC127775118, with product MGCAGSTPKVDENSKKLKKPKPWKHTQAITPTQLSKMREEFWDTAPHYGGQKEIWDALRAAAEAELPLAQTIVNSAGIIVSNSDMTLCYDERGAKYELPKYVLSEPTNLIREP from the exons atggGCTGCGCTGGATCCACTCCCAAAGTTGATG AGAACAGTAAGAAGCTCAAAAAGCCAAAACCTTGGAAGCACACTCAGGCAATAACACCAACACAACTCTCAAAGATGCGTGAAGAATTCTGGGACACGGCTCCACACTATGGAGGCCAGAAAG AGATTTGGGATGCACTTAGGGCTGCTGCTGAAGCTGAATTACCTCTTGCACAAACCATAGTGAACAGTGCTGGGATTATTGTTTCAAATTCTGACATGACGCTTTGTTATGACGAGAGAG GTGCCAAGTATGAACTGCCCAAGTACGTTTTGAGTGAGCCAACAAATTTGATCCGTGAACCGTGA
- the LOC127774750 gene encoding protein STICHEL-like 4, which translates to MPAPAATAAAGMGSGGGGGGSGEHHMRGHAHLTNCIHLRHHHAHGLGAGSASSGRRRSPTGSSASASAALMRDLLALQRSRSLRDPSTRRSVDSSSRVAAEPEGVGVGLGDDLHDDSSRPGGALKTLLDQLAENPQPKPSRGPRRRFKRGAGRRAAPASATGGALDRGVDGAAAVSVNSSSQEAVCGNKYLFGVVGGDDDDDDECGVELQRPQASQDSRNVCGIPWNWSRIHHRGKSFLDMAGRSFSCGLSDPKSASAARRSIAATSAGSCGHMDGSRSHPHFPVTARLTSTSSDSDSLPLLVDGVRNGIGGIARSFSGELGIFSNQTSELDSDLASEARSGQRSRGSHRGRHQSLTQKYSPKTFKDMIGQSLVVQALSNAILKRKIGLVYVFYGPHGTGKTSCARVFAKALNCHSPEHPRPCDSCASCIAHNLGKSRSLVEIGPVGNIDLDSIVDILDNVMLSPVPTQHRVFIVDDCNTLPPDTWSVISKVIERAPRRVVFILISPNLDLPHIIVSRCQKFFFPKLKECDIVNTLQWISTSEGLDVDRDALKLIASRSDGSLRDAEMTLDQLSLLGQRISMSLVQELVGLVSDDKLVDLLDLALSADTVNTVKTLRDITETGVEPLALMSQLATIITDILAGTYAFTQERVRRKFFKCPTLSKDDMEKLRQALKTLSEAEKQLRVSNDKMTWLTAALLQLAPDKQYVLPSSSTSASFNQGLLTCPEGDIGRSTAIDHTNIYAGPHGLPRNANLGVDSDNNMAGTRRGKGPGEHTPDNHVLLARATRVNLSRYSKSDNEMIWQAVLEHIRSDSVRKMLAKEARLISVSLGTAPTVQLMFSSRVNKSKAERSREQVLHAFESVLASAITLEIRYEPKDDARAGHVPAISPYPEDSTSNVALRRSFTRHSSASSRGENLIRRLQKDNVVHGANSNQTRWVQSDPHILTEGEIIEVGPSQVDWHSEPNNSAGVRKENIVLQGREVVNNEHGRQNSIVRGKVSLAHVINKAETCSQQGGWSRQKAMSIAEKLEQENLRLEPKSSLLCWKASSTTRRKLSVLKMRTRRSRALSRLAFCGKCISTKSPR; encoded by the exons atgccggcgccggcggcgacagcggccgcGGGGatggggagtggcggcggcggcggcggcagcggcgagcacCACATGCGGGGACACGCGCACCTGACCAACTGCATCCACCTGCGGCACCACCACGCGCACGGGCTCGGCGCCGGGAGCGCGTCGtcggggcggaggcggagcccgACGGGGTcgtccgcgtcggcgtcggccgcgcTGATGCGGGACCTGCTCGCGCTGCAGCGCTCGCGCTCGCTGCGGGACCCGTCCACCCGCCGCTCGGTGGACTCGTCGTCGAGGGTCGCTGCCGAGCCCGAGGGGGTCGGGGTCGGGCTCGGGGACGACCTCCACGACGACAGCTCCCGCCCCGGCGGCGCGCTCAAGACGCTGCTCGACCAGCTCGCGGAGAACCCGCAGCCCAAGCCGTCTCGCGGCCCGCGGCGCCGGTTCAAGCGCGGCGCGGGCCGGCGCGCCGCTCCCGCgtccgccaccggcggcgctcTAGATCGCGGcgtggacggcgccgccgccgtctcggtGAACTCCAGCTCGCAGGAGGCCGTCTGCGGCAACAAGTACCTCTTCGGCGTCgtcggaggcgacgacgacgacgacgacgagtgcgGGGTGGAGCTGCAGAGGCCGCAGGCGTCGCAGGACTCGCGCAATGTGTGCGGCATCCCCTGGAATTGGTCACGCATCCACCACCGCGGCAAATCCTTCCTCGACATGGCCGGCCGGAGCTTCTCGTGCGGCCTCTCCGACCCCaagtcggcgtcggcggcgcggaggtcCATTGCCGCCACCTCCGCAGGCTCGTGCGGTCACATGGACGGCTCGCGTTCGCATCCGCATTTCCCGGTCACGGCGAGGCTGACCTCGACCAGTTCGGACTCAGACTCGTTGCCTCTGCTCGTCGACGGCGTGCGCAATGGCATCGGTGGCATTGCCAGGAGCTTCTCGGGGGAGCTCGGGATATTCTCGAATCAGACCAGTGAGCTTGATTCTGACCTCGCATCAGAGGCACGGTCGGGGCAGAGGTCACGGGGCTCGCATCGAGGCCGGCACCAGAGCCTCACGCAGAAGTATTCGCCCAAGACTTTCAAGGACATGATTGGGCAGAGCTTGGTGGTGCAGGCTCTCTCCAATGCCATCCTGAAGAGGAAAATTGGGTTGGTGTATGTGTTCTACGGGCCGCACGGCACAGGCAAGACATCATGCGCTCGGGTGTTCGCAAAGGCGTTGAATTGCCATTCTCCTGAGCACCCGAGGCCCTGTGATTCATGTGCGTCTTGTATCGCACACAATCTGGGCAAGAGTAGGAGCTTAGTGGAGATTGGGCCTGTTGGTAACATTGACCTTGACAGCATTGTGGATATccttgataatgtgatgctttCACCTGTACCAACTCAGCACAGGGTGTTTATAGTAGATGATTGCAACACATTGCCACCTGATACGTGGAGTGTCATATCGAAGGTCATCGAACGTGCACCTCGGCGTGTGGTTTTTATCCTCATCAGCCCCAATCTTGATCTCCCACATATAATCGTGTCGAGGTGCCAAAAGTTCTTCTTTCCCAAACTGAAGGAGTGTGACATTGTCAACACTTTACAGTGGATTTCTACTAGCGAAGGACTAGATGTTGATAGAGATGCCCTGAAACTTATTGCTTCCCGGTCAGATGGGTCACTGAGGGATGCAGAGATGACTTTGGATCAGCTGAGCTTGCTTGGGCAGAGAATCTCAATGTCGCTTGTCCAAGAACTT GTCGGCTTGGTTTCTGATGATAAATTGGTTGATTTGCTTGATTTGGCACTGTCTGCTGACACTGTGAACACCGTGAAAACTTTAAGAGATATTACTGAAACAGGTGTTGAGCCTTTGGCCCTGATGTCTCAGCTTGCCACAATAATTACTGACATCCTTGCTGGCACCTATGCATTCACGCAGGAAAGGGTTCGAAGAAAATTCTTCAAATGTCCAACCT TATCAAAAGATGACATGGAAAAACTACGCCAGGCCTTGAAAACACTCTCTGAAGCTGAAAAACAGTTGAGGGTCTCTAATGATAAGATGACGTGGCTTACAGCTGCTCTGCTTCAACTTGCTCCTGATAAACAATATGTTCTGCCGAGTTCATCCACAAGTGCAAGCTTTAACCAGGGCCTGCTTACCTGCCCTGAGGGGGACATAGGAAGGAGCACTGCTATAGATCACACTAACATATATGCTGGTCCTCATGGTTTACCAAGAAATGCTAATCTGGGGGTTGATTCTGACAACAACATGGCAGGCACCCGGAGAGGAAAGGGACCTGGTGAACATACACCAGACAACCATGTATTATTAGCGCGTGCTACTAGAGTGAATTTATCTAGATACAGCAAAAGTGACAATGAGATGATTTGGCAGGCTGTACTAGAGCATATCCGATCAGATTCAGTGAGAAAGATGCTGGCTAAAGAAGCACGACTGATTTCTGTCAGCCTAGGCACAG CACCAACTGTGCAACTAATGTTCAGCTCTCGTGTGAATAAATCCAAAGCTGAGAGGTCAAGGGAACAAGTTCTACATGCATTTGAGTCTGTCCTTGCTTCTGCTATAACACTTGAAATCCGGTACGAACCAAAGGATGATGCAAGGGCAGGTCATGTTCCAGCTATTTCACCGTATCCTGAGGATAGCACTTCCAATGTGGCATTAAGGAGGTCTTTCACTAGACATAGTTCCGCTTCTTCCAGAGGTGAAAACTTAATTAGGAGACTTCAAAAAGACAACGTGGTCCATGGTGCTAATTCAAATCAGACACGATGGGTGCAATCAGATCCACATATATTGACTGAAGGTGAAATTATAGAAGTAGGACCTTCTCAAGTGGACTGGCATAGTGAACCAAATAACAGCGCCGGTGtcagaaaagaaaacatagTTCTTCAAGGACGAGAAGTTGTGAATAATGAGCATGGCCGACAAAACAGCATAGTAAGGGGCAAGGTATCTCTTGCTCATGTCATTAACAAGGCAGAAACTTGTTCACAACAAGGAGGTTGGTCTAGACAAAAAGCTATGTCGATTGCAGAGAAGCTAGAGCAAGAGAATTT GAGATTGGAGCCTAAGTCGAGTTTACTTTGTTGGAAGGCTTCAAGCACTACTAGACGAAAG CTCTCTGTATTGAAGATGAGGACACGAAGATCACGGGCTCTATCAAGACTTGCCTTTTGTGGAAAGTGTATTTCAACTAAGTCTCCAAGATGA